From Vreelandella neptunia, the proteins below share one genomic window:
- a CDS encoding alpha/beta fold hydrolase: MPMLSVGTEQGTPVELYYEVRGAGKPVVLIHGWPLSGRSWEKQVPALVEAGYKVITYDRRGFGGSTQADGGYDYDTLASDLKKLIEALDLHDATLVGFSMGGGEVARYLSSYGTSRVHKAVFAAAVPPYLYKADDNPEGGLDDATISQFLEGVKDDRLAFLEEFTKSFFTAGERSDLVSEPNRQYHRDIAAFASPQATYECIKAFSYTDFRKDLPSIDIPTLVLHGDADGIVPFEVSGKRAQELLPNAQMQVIKGGPHGLNATHPDEFNQALISFLNE; the protein is encoded by the coding sequence ATGCCAATGCTGAGCGTAGGAACGGAACAGGGCACGCCGGTTGAGCTTTATTACGAAGTGCGCGGGGCGGGCAAGCCCGTGGTGCTGATTCATGGCTGGCCGCTGAGTGGTCGCTCGTGGGAAAAGCAGGTGCCAGCGTTAGTCGAGGCGGGATATAAGGTGATTACCTATGACCGCCGGGGCTTTGGAGGGTCAACCCAGGCCGATGGCGGCTACGACTACGACACCCTAGCGTCAGACCTCAAGAAACTGATTGAGGCGCTGGATTTACACGATGCCACCCTGGTGGGCTTTTCCATGGGCGGCGGTGAAGTGGCCCGCTATCTTTCCAGCTATGGCACCAGTCGTGTTCACAAAGCCGTTTTTGCCGCAGCGGTGCCGCCTTACCTGTATAAAGCCGATGATAACCCTGAAGGTGGTCTTGATGATGCCACCATCAGTCAGTTCCTTGAGGGCGTAAAAGATGACCGCCTTGCCTTTCTGGAAGAGTTTACCAAGAGCTTCTTTACAGCGGGTGAACGCAGCGACTTAGTTAGCGAGCCGAACCGCCAGTATCATCGCGATATTGCGGCGTTTGCTTCACCCCAGGCAACCTACGAGTGTATCAAGGCGTTTAGCTATACCGATTTCCGCAAAGATCTACCCAGCATCGATATCCCCACGCTAGTCCTCCACGGTGATGCAGATGGTATCGTGCCCTTTGAAGTCAGCGGTAAGCGGGCTCAGGAGCTACTGCCCAATGCACAAATGCAAGTGATCAAGGGCGGGCCCCATGGCCTCAATGCTACCCATCCTGATGAGTTCAATCAGGCGCTGATTAGCTTTTTGAATGAATAA
- the nirD gene encoding nitrite reductase small subunit NirD, whose translation MTATALKKEMDTTGANNTMAWQKVCTKADLVEFSGVAAWLETAKGPAQVAIFYLPGQGVSGELFALDHFDPFSNANVIARGIVGDLKGAPVVASPIYKQHFRLEDGQCLEDEDVKLRTWKVEFKGDEVWVEE comes from the coding sequence ATGACCGCAACTGCATTGAAAAAAGAGATGGATACGACAGGGGCTAACAACACGATGGCATGGCAAAAAGTGTGTACCAAAGCTGACCTGGTCGAATTCTCCGGCGTCGCCGCCTGGCTTGAAACCGCAAAAGGCCCTGCTCAGGTAGCTATTTTCTACTTGCCTGGACAAGGAGTGAGCGGTGAGCTTTTCGCCCTTGATCACTTTGACCCTTTCTCTAACGCCAATGTCATCGCCCGGGGCATCGTCGGCGACCTTAAAGGCGCCCCTGTGGTCGCCTCGCCTATCTACAAGCAACACTTCCGCCTTGAAGACGGCCAGTGTTTAGAGGATGAGGATGTTAAGTTACGTACCTGGAAGGTTGAATTTAAAGGTGATGAGGTGTGGGTTGAGGAGTAA